Proteins from a genomic interval of Catenulispora sp. GP43:
- a CDS encoding class I SAM-dependent methyltransferase, producing the protein MPADTSYHGGLADFFAGTGQQHPTNAYLDRPAMLALIGDVAGQDVLDVGCGPGFYAAALADRGATVTAIDGSAELVRIAGRTAGERGTFLQHDLEQPLPFADASFDLAVMALVYHHLYARRQLLAELRRVVRPGGRLLVSTTHPMSEQRWLGGSYYEGGRVDAPIGGPGTGFTINFERMTVETFVNEMLDGGFVLERLLEPRPSAALRDVDPEKFEQLDVKATVLTVALRRPAQES; encoded by the coding sequence ATGCCCGCAGACACCTCGTACCACGGCGGCCTCGCCGACTTCTTCGCCGGCACCGGCCAGCAGCATCCGACCAACGCCTACCTCGACCGGCCCGCGATGCTCGCCCTGATCGGCGACGTCGCGGGCCAAGACGTGCTCGACGTCGGCTGCGGGCCCGGGTTCTACGCCGCGGCGCTGGCCGACCGGGGTGCGACGGTGACGGCGATCGACGGCAGCGCGGAGCTGGTGCGGATCGCCGGGCGCACGGCGGGGGAGCGCGGCACCTTCTTGCAGCACGACCTGGAGCAGCCGCTGCCGTTCGCGGACGCTTCGTTCGACCTGGCGGTGATGGCGTTGGTCTACCACCACCTCTACGCGCGGCGGCAGCTGTTGGCGGAGCTGCGGCGGGTGGTGCGGCCAGGCGGGCGGTTGCTGGTCTCAACGACGCATCCGATGAGCGAGCAGCGCTGGCTCGGCGGCTCGTACTACGAGGGCGGCCGGGTGGACGCGCCGATCGGCGGGCCCGGGACCGGGTTCACGATCAACTTCGAGCGGATGACCGTCGAGACCTTCGTGAACGAGATGCTGGACGGCGGTTTCGTGCTGGAGCGGCTGCTGGAGCCTCGGCCGTCGGCCGCGTTGCGGGATGTGGACCCGGAGAAGTTCGAGCAGCTGGACGTTAAGGCGACGGTGCTGACGGTGGCGCTGCGACGGCCGGCACAGGAGTCCTAG
- a CDS encoding NUDIX hydrolase, which translates to MDAEEHHGEQPEHAHQPADPELPRMEWHQTPVPPGMPVTQAYVWALDPDDGRVLIQDRGPQHPHRYTLPGGRPEPEDGGDLLRTAAREAMEESQIRIDTDRAIYLGHQVVTWLEKHPEPYAQIRYAAPIIGYEPIGPDPDNGRTNRRFMTSLERAPQLINWHETGADQAKAAMRAGEELGFRVADPSPEGYRDGVKERYLVCHDYGMGGLWWWVTARSAKEIMERVADVVVVTSRQSVERAADWDLQEIDIDAADENPLTSLKATRDGQRDQPGFGALVGRGTVHLRQAWDEDTEHGEAFYLTEIGADGYRTRQVVEYADGSFRKTDDWPFNPPFDLYDPALGRAAVERAVFEAAWDKAEPEVYDED; encoded by the coding sequence ATGGACGCCGAGGAACACCACGGGGAACAGCCGGAACACGCGCACCAGCCGGCGGATCCGGAACTGCCGCGCATGGAGTGGCACCAGACCCCGGTCCCGCCCGGTATGCCGGTGACGCAGGCTTACGTCTGGGCCCTCGACCCCGACGACGGCAGGGTCCTGATCCAGGACCGCGGCCCCCAGCACCCGCACCGCTACACCCTCCCCGGCGGCCGCCCGGAGCCCGAGGACGGCGGCGACCTGCTGCGCACCGCCGCGCGCGAGGCGATGGAGGAGTCCCAGATCCGCATCGACACCGATCGCGCGATCTACCTGGGCCACCAGGTGGTCACCTGGCTGGAGAAGCATCCCGAGCCGTACGCGCAGATCCGCTACGCGGCCCCGATCATCGGCTACGAACCCATCGGCCCCGACCCCGACAACGGCCGCACCAACCGCCGCTTCATGACCAGCCTGGAGCGCGCCCCACAGCTCATCAACTGGCACGAGACCGGCGCGGATCAGGCCAAGGCGGCCATGCGGGCCGGCGAGGAACTCGGCTTCCGCGTCGCCGACCCCTCGCCCGAGGGCTACCGCGACGGTGTGAAGGAGCGCTACCTCGTCTGCCACGACTACGGCATGGGCGGCCTGTGGTGGTGGGTCACGGCCCGCAGCGCCAAGGAGATCATGGAACGGGTCGCGGACGTCGTCGTGGTGACCTCCAGGCAGAGCGTCGAGCGCGCCGCGGACTGGGACCTGCAGGAGATCGACATCGACGCGGCCGACGAGAACCCGTTGACCAGCCTCAAGGCGACTCGTGACGGACAGCGCGACCAGCCCGGCTTCGGCGCGCTCGTCGGCCGCGGCACGGTCCACCTCCGCCAGGCCTGGGACGAGGACACCGAACACGGCGAGGCCTTCTACCTCACCGAGATCGGCGCGGACGGCTACCGCACCCGCCAGGTCGTCGAGTACGCCGACGGTTCCTTCAGGAAGACCGACGACTGGCCCTTCAACCCGCCCTTCGACCTCTACGACCCGGCCCTGGGCCGGGCCGCGGTGGAGCGGGCCGTGTTCGAGGCCGCGTGGGACAAGGCGGAGCCGGAGGTGTACGACGAGGATTGA
- a CDS encoding rhomboid-like protein → MAIVFRAARAYPRRNPMTFAYLLVIVAGLLFLTKVLSGPAADHLKITISTNPHNMAHDPLAVLLASPLFAATDSGLLSHLLIIAGGVGVCMAALERRVGAVRTAAVFLLANTVATAVATSVAAAAIHSGRYPAKWWDGYDYGISYGVLAIAASVTPLVPSVPLVPRAMRLLWAAGVFAYPFVSAQWFGLLPNFATIGHETAAACGLAAGYFLMRDGAAPTPVPRTPVPAVAAPPSAPSP, encoded by the coding sequence ATGGCGATCGTTTTCCGAGCGGCGCGCGCCTACCCGCGCCGCAACCCGATGACGTTCGCCTACCTGCTGGTCATCGTGGCCGGGCTGCTGTTCCTGACGAAGGTCCTGTCCGGCCCCGCCGCCGACCACCTGAAGATCACGATCAGCACCAACCCGCACAACATGGCCCATGACCCGCTGGCGGTCCTGCTGGCCAGCCCCTTGTTCGCGGCCACCGACAGCGGCCTGCTCTCCCATCTCCTGATCATCGCAGGCGGCGTCGGTGTCTGCATGGCCGCGCTGGAACGCCGGGTCGGCGCCGTCCGCACGGCCGCGGTGTTCCTGCTCGCCAACACCGTCGCCACCGCCGTGGCCACCAGCGTCGCCGCCGCCGCGATCCACTCCGGCCGCTACCCGGCGAAGTGGTGGGACGGCTACGACTACGGCATCAGCTACGGCGTGCTGGCGATCGCCGCGTCGGTGACGCCGCTGGTTCCGTCGGTGCCGTTGGTGCCGCGCGCGATGCGGCTGCTGTGGGCGGCGGGGGTGTTCGCCTACCCGTTCGTCAGCGCGCAGTGGTTCGGGCTGCTGCCGAACTTCGCGACCATCGGGCACGAGACGGCCGCCGCGTGCGGGCTCGCCGCGGGGTACTTCCTGATGCGGGACGGCGCGGCGCCGACCCCGGTCCCTAGGACTCCTGTGCCGGCCGTCGCAGCGCCACCGTCAGCACCGTCGCCTTAA
- a CDS encoding NAD-dependent epimerase/dehydratase family protein translates to MTERILITGAAGRIGTALRPLLARPGRILRLLDINPVEPGQDDAEIVTASFNDPDAIDGACKGVDAVVHLGGKPGEGPWEELAEVNVEGTRQVLEAAVRQGVPRIVLASSIHAAGFWTRDDVGPDGSLPAGVAPRPDTLYGVSKAAVEALGSLYHSRFGIDVSCLRLGAYRSEPLSTVDLTVWISHGDGARLVEACLAVPAPAAFRVLWGISANARGWFSLAEGEAIGYRPEDDAERFAAGIAGLERFDWSDPVLHRVGGGFCAMPLG, encoded by the coding sequence ATGACCGAACGGATCCTGATCACCGGCGCGGCGGGACGCATCGGCACAGCTCTGCGGCCGCTGCTCGCGCGACCGGGCCGGATATTGCGGCTCCTGGACATCAACCCGGTGGAACCCGGCCAGGACGACGCGGAGATCGTCACCGCCTCCTTCAACGACCCGGACGCGATCGACGGGGCGTGCAAGGGTGTGGACGCCGTCGTGCACCTCGGAGGGAAGCCCGGCGAGGGCCCGTGGGAAGAGCTGGCCGAGGTGAATGTCGAGGGTACCCGCCAAGTGCTGGAAGCCGCGGTACGGCAGGGGGTACCGCGGATCGTCCTGGCCTCGAGCATCCATGCCGCCGGCTTCTGGACCCGGGACGACGTCGGGCCGGACGGTTCCCTCCCGGCCGGTGTGGCTCCGCGCCCGGACACCCTTTACGGCGTGAGCAAGGCGGCGGTGGAGGCGTTGGGGAGCCTGTACCACTCGCGCTTCGGCATCGATGTCAGCTGTCTGCGATTGGGCGCGTACCGGTCCGAGCCGTTGTCCACCGTGGACCTCACGGTCTGGATCTCCCACGGGGACGGCGCGCGCCTGGTCGAGGCGTGTCTGGCCGTGCCGGCCCCGGCCGCCTTCCGGGTGCTGTGGGGCATCTCGGCAAACGCCCGGGGCTGGTTCTCCCTCGCCGAGGGCGAGGCGATCGGCTACCGGCCCGAGGACGACGCCGAGCGCTTCGCGGCCGGCATCGCCGGTCTCGAGCGCTTCGACTGGTCCGACCCGGTCCTGCACCGGGTCGGCGGCGGTTTCTGCGCCATGCCGCTGGGTTGA
- a CDS encoding fibronectin type III domain-containing protein, whose translation MSRVWGAQDDHVEFVLRDLIDHPEFAWPRTLLRYPVRWETTSVSVMAEELRLVDEDGEAVPFQLTGVTESGEYLAAATVCFFAELAPGQSHEFTLSADAALPLAQAGAVSATETDDEIILDSGLVRVRLPAKLPADGETPGPITHFDRGAGWVGSSTISGAVETIKARVLEAGPLFVDCEVAYRFAGGARYTAVVRALAGCGFVELSETMSAGLNATWDLAWTGLSPTHRFSSVWPHEQARSWRGIDDPIVLGGGGEDPNFSGPGGTEDPSVDMMFTVGPYAPSFAWDIRPHAAFWDERSGDACGVFIRDHAQWDDQLYAVWASSDRLQLHFRHTDDVLHWTWPLRPGTRVTGIAFYDHAPIDRPYQTSYARELHHWQGTLSLDRVKDWQLEYDGARPEPIASEGEFATADDFAKAFFEGDEGPRLIARGVNEVGGYLNILQRPLYDRFLDGYDRHRESLTPEDRRRVEALLLLCAYVSAGEEMTPLLRMLGGHPNFHADGVAALAALAWAFPDHPAAPAWKDRFEKVAEVLGQAFTRPALPANEAAGGRWTESIATYTWAFLRPMTLGNALARRADGRNRLAAPQYAALGRWLVDALTAPIATPDGPLRMHPAQGAHAFWPRRSPIELRRLADALRTYEPLLAEYLVWGSDENAKGLDVRPGMPDPWRPLVETVGDSGTNPRLRSSKYTGYGITLRADFAEESEVAVFLQQVDHGPNYRWGIADDNGSGHIYYYADGRAWSGHGPEDAGDRRVPDGTFATSCAVWKDGGFRAIGQNVLERPFYDLGWAQYAEIVPHPEGPVAREYISRSVLLMGSDYIVVHDAFAPKQRMVWTWSTLAAATGHDANSFAELPDRMPAVHMLSAVPFVDEIRTSTSQIRRWEGSDTDVLAVVSHRGDVAADARPWGARIRGPHGVDHVFRAGRDPVGLDHTADGLRFAGTVGAIRVGDDGRTRLALVHGSAIGAGDVLLTTDDPDLGVSLEFEDPAHITGAYFTRKETTAKLRIASGLGSGTLFVDGVTPMMTRLDDTELLVSLPAGRHRLEFTHRLPRPSAPRVLRTANSSTSAVIEFEHVQAAESYVIQVSKDGGTLWETAGSARQSPFTLHKLATGTKYHVRVVAANADQVSEPGPDYPVHVDTKRPPSPDGLRLRLGAGHVDVSWGEVLGASRYRLYRRVKGDLGYREVFSGLAFEYRDTEPASDRVYEYAVAAENGNGIGPESTPIDTDAASWRFWEPPVGAGGHEPGFRRRHTYNQPPYTPDPIVPDTYGEALS comes from the coding sequence ATGAGCAGGGTGTGGGGTGCGCAGGACGACCATGTCGAGTTCGTCCTGCGCGACCTGATCGACCATCCGGAGTTCGCGTGGCCGCGGACGCTGCTGCGGTATCCGGTGCGGTGGGAGACGACTTCGGTTTCGGTCATGGCCGAGGAGCTGCGGCTGGTGGATGAGGACGGCGAGGCGGTGCCGTTTCAGCTGACCGGGGTCACCGAGTCGGGTGAGTACTTGGCCGCCGCAACGGTCTGCTTCTTCGCGGAGCTCGCGCCGGGACAGAGCCACGAGTTCACGCTCTCGGCGGACGCAGCTCTGCCCCTCGCGCAGGCAGGCGCGGTTTCAGCAACCGAGACCGACGACGAGATCATCCTCGACAGCGGCCTGGTGCGAGTGCGGCTTCCCGCCAAGCTGCCGGCAGACGGCGAAACACCCGGCCCCATCACCCACTTCGATCGCGGGGCCGGCTGGGTAGGCAGCTCCACAATCAGCGGGGCGGTCGAGACCATCAAAGCCCGGGTGCTGGAAGCCGGTCCTTTATTCGTGGACTGCGAAGTGGCGTACCGGTTCGCCGGCGGCGCCCGCTACACCGCCGTCGTCCGAGCGCTGGCCGGCTGCGGCTTCGTCGAACTGTCGGAAACGATGTCGGCCGGCCTGAACGCCACCTGGGACCTGGCCTGGACCGGCCTGTCCCCCACCCACCGCTTCTCCTCCGTCTGGCCGCACGAGCAGGCCCGCAGCTGGCGCGGCATCGATGACCCCATCGTCCTCGGCGGCGGTGGCGAGGATCCGAACTTCTCCGGGCCCGGCGGCACCGAAGATCCCAGCGTGGACATGATGTTCACCGTCGGGCCCTACGCGCCGAGCTTCGCCTGGGACATCCGCCCCCACGCCGCCTTCTGGGACGAGCGCTCCGGCGACGCGTGCGGCGTATTCATCCGCGACCACGCGCAGTGGGACGACCAGCTCTACGCCGTGTGGGCCTCCTCGGACCGGCTCCAACTCCACTTCCGCCACACCGATGACGTCCTGCACTGGACCTGGCCATTGCGTCCCGGCACACGCGTCACCGGCATAGCGTTCTACGACCACGCCCCCATCGACCGGCCGTATCAGACTTCGTATGCGCGCGAGCTCCACCACTGGCAGGGCACGCTCAGCCTCGACCGGGTCAAGGACTGGCAGCTGGAGTACGACGGCGCCCGCCCCGAACCGATCGCCTCCGAGGGCGAGTTCGCCACCGCCGACGACTTCGCGAAGGCGTTCTTCGAAGGCGACGAGGGACCGCGGCTCATCGCCCGGGGCGTGAACGAGGTCGGCGGCTATCTCAATATCCTGCAACGGCCGCTCTACGACCGGTTCCTGGACGGCTACGACCGGCACCGCGAGTCCCTGACCCCCGAGGACCGGCGCCGCGTCGAAGCCCTGCTGCTCCTGTGCGCGTATGTCTCGGCCGGCGAGGAGATGACGCCGCTGCTGCGCATGCTCGGCGGCCACCCCAACTTCCACGCCGACGGCGTCGCCGCGCTCGCCGCGCTGGCCTGGGCCTTCCCCGACCACCCGGCCGCCCCGGCGTGGAAGGACCGGTTCGAGAAGGTCGCCGAGGTCCTCGGGCAGGCGTTCACCCGGCCCGCGCTGCCCGCTAACGAGGCCGCCGGCGGCCGCTGGACCGAGAGCATCGCCACCTACACCTGGGCCTTCCTGCGTCCGATGACCCTCGGCAACGCCCTGGCCCGGCGCGCCGACGGCCGCAACCGCCTGGCCGCCCCACAGTACGCGGCGCTCGGCCGCTGGCTGGTCGACGCGCTCACCGCGCCGATCGCCACCCCCGACGGCCCGCTGCGCATGCATCCCGCGCAGGGCGCGCACGCCTTCTGGCCCCGCCGCTCCCCGATCGAACTGCGCCGCCTCGCCGACGCGCTGCGCACCTACGAACCGTTGCTCGCCGAGTACCTGGTCTGGGGCAGTGACGAGAACGCGAAGGGCCTGGACGTCCGGCCCGGCATGCCCGACCCATGGCGGCCGCTGGTGGAGACGGTCGGCGATTCCGGCACCAATCCCCGCCTCCGCAGCTCCAAGTACACCGGCTACGGCATCACGCTGCGCGCGGACTTCGCCGAGGAGTCCGAGGTCGCGGTCTTCCTCCAGCAGGTCGACCATGGTCCGAACTATCGCTGGGGCATCGCCGACGACAACGGCTCCGGCCACATCTACTACTACGCCGACGGCCGCGCCTGGAGCGGACACGGCCCCGAGGACGCCGGGGACCGCCGCGTGCCGGACGGCACGTTCGCCACGTCCTGCGCGGTGTGGAAGGACGGCGGGTTCCGCGCGATCGGGCAGAACGTGCTGGAGCGCCCCTTCTACGACCTGGGCTGGGCCCAGTACGCGGAGATCGTGCCGCATCCCGAGGGACCGGTCGCGCGGGAGTACATCAGTCGCAGTGTCCTGTTGATGGGCTCGGACTACATCGTGGTCCACGACGCCTTCGCGCCGAAGCAGCGCATGGTCTGGACCTGGTCCACGCTGGCCGCCGCGACCGGCCACGACGCGAACAGCTTCGCCGAACTCCCGGACCGGATGCCGGCCGTCCACATGCTCAGCGCCGTGCCGTTCGTCGACGAGATCCGCACCTCCACCTCGCAGATCCGGCGCTGGGAGGGCTCCGACACCGACGTGCTGGCGGTGGTCAGCCACCGCGGCGACGTGGCCGCCGACGCCCGGCCCTGGGGCGCCAGGATCCGCGGCCCGCACGGCGTGGACCACGTGTTCCGCGCCGGCCGGGACCCGGTCGGCCTCGACCACACCGCGGACGGTCTGCGCTTCGCCGGCACCGTCGGCGCCATCCGGGTCGGCGACGACGGCCGCACCCGGCTGGCGCTGGTCCACGGGAGCGCGATCGGGGCCGGCGACGTGCTGCTCACCACGGACGACCCGGATCTGGGCGTCAGCCTGGAGTTCGAGGATCCGGCGCACATCACAGGGGCCTACTTCACTCGCAAGGAGACCACCGCGAAGCTGCGTATCGCCTCCGGGCTCGGCTCCGGAACGCTATTCGTCGACGGTGTCACGCCGATGATGACCCGGCTGGACGACACCGAATTGCTGGTCTCGCTGCCGGCCGGACGGCATCGGTTGGAGTTCACCCACCGGCTGCCGCGTCCTTCGGCGCCGCGTGTGCTGCGGACCGCGAACAGCAGCACCAGTGCTGTCATCGAGTTCGAACACGTCCAGGCGGCGGAGTCCTACGTGATCCAGGTGTCGAAGGACGGCGGGACGCTTTGGGAGACCGCCGGTTCGGCTCGGCAGAGTCCCTTCACGCTGCACAAGCTCGCCACCGGCACGAAGTACCACGTGCGGGTCGTGGCCGCCAACGCGGACCAGGTCAGCGAGCCCGGTCCGGACTATCCGGTCCACGTCGACACCAAGCGGCCACCGTCCCCGGACGGTCTGCGTCTGCGCCTCGGCGCCGGTCACGTGGACGTTTCCTGGGGTGAAGTCCTTGGTGCATCGCGATACCGCTTGTACCGTCGGGTGAAGGGCGATCTCGGCTATCGGGAGGTGTTCTCAGGGCTGGCGTTCGAGTACCGGGACACCGAACCGGCCTCGGACCGCGTCTACGAATACGCCGTCGCCGCCGAGAACGGCAACGGCATCGGTCCGGAATCCACGCCGATCGACACGGACGCCGCCAGCTGGCGCTTCTGGGAGCCGCCGGTCGGTGCCGGTGGGCACGAGCCCGGCTTCCGCCGCCGCCACACGTACAACCAGCCTCCCTACACGCCGGACCCGATCGTCCCCGATACCTATGGGGAGGCGTTGTCATGA
- a CDS encoding SDR family NAD(P)-dependent oxidoreductase yields the protein MKEHAGRVALVTGGASGIGRATAELLAAAGAAVAVNGLREGDAAETVEAIAAAGGRAVPVIADVCDASAVERAVQTAVDAFGRLDVLVTSAGIQRYGTVADTEEKTWDEVFAVNVKGVFLAARAALPHLRRSGDGAIVVVSSVQAVATQANVAAYTAGKGALGALVRSMAIDEAPYGVRVNAVCPGSVDTPMLRRSARLFSDGTQEGVDALLGQWGRAHPLGRIAQPAEVAEVVAFLAGRRSAFVTGADIRVDGGLLASLAVALPEDGE from the coding sequence GTGAAAGAGCACGCGGGGCGGGTCGCCCTGGTCACGGGAGGGGCGAGCGGGATCGGCCGGGCCACGGCCGAACTGCTCGCCGCCGCCGGGGCCGCGGTGGCGGTCAACGGGCTGCGGGAGGGTGACGCGGCCGAGACCGTCGAGGCGATCGCCGCGGCCGGCGGCCGGGCCGTCCCGGTGATCGCAGACGTCTGCGACGCCTCGGCGGTCGAGCGCGCGGTGCAGACCGCCGTCGACGCCTTCGGCCGGCTGGACGTGCTGGTCACCTCGGCGGGCATCCAGCGCTACGGGACCGTGGCCGACACCGAGGAGAAGACCTGGGACGAGGTGTTCGCGGTCAACGTCAAGGGCGTGTTCCTGGCCGCGCGTGCCGCACTGCCGCATCTGCGGCGCTCGGGGGACGGCGCGATCGTCGTGGTGTCGTCGGTGCAGGCGGTGGCGACGCAGGCGAACGTCGCGGCGTACACCGCCGGCAAGGGCGCGCTGGGCGCTCTGGTGCGGTCCATGGCGATCGACGAGGCGCCGTACGGAGTGCGGGTGAACGCCGTGTGCCCGGGCTCGGTGGACACCCCGATGCTGCGGCGCTCGGCGCGGCTGTTCAGCGACGGCACGCAGGAGGGGGTCGATGCCCTGCTGGGCCAGTGGGGGCGTGCGCATCCGCTGGGCCGGATCGCGCAACCGGCGGAGGTCGCGGAGGTGGTGGCGTTCCTGGCCGGGCGCCGGTCCGCGTTCGTGACCGGCGCCGATATCCGGGTGGACGGCGGCCTGCTGGCCTCGCTGGCGGTCGCCCTGCCGGAAGACGGGGAGTGA
- a CDS encoding mannonate dehydratase, which produces MRVALGHVDEYDERTAMFAHQLGLQSVQLHTPSNLVGAEGFWSEAELRALRERIEGDGLRLEGLENVPAAHFALIQRGAAGRDEQIENYRRTVRNMGAAGIPVLGHHWMPTYVWRTSMEAVGRGGAHVSSFDLADAAAGNALAAYKLTPEEPIDPPLSAEDMWANYQYFLDAVLPVAEEVGVRLSLHPDDPPVAEPLGGAARIFTSPTALAEARDRAHGSRAWGLTLCTGTVSAMAGAANVTEVIDLLGPSGHIAYVHFRDVRGTVPTFAECFLGEGNFHPPSILRRLHKVGFDGFAIDDHVPALVGDAATWGDTSSEAYCSRGRAHELGYISGIVDALGIGG; this is translated from the coding sequence ATGCGGGTGGCTCTGGGGCATGTCGACGAGTACGACGAGCGGACAGCGATGTTCGCGCATCAGCTGGGTTTGCAGAGCGTGCAGCTTCATACGCCGAGCAATCTCGTTGGCGCTGAAGGGTTCTGGTCGGAGGCGGAGCTGCGGGCCTTGCGAGAGCGGATCGAGGGTGACGGGCTGCGGCTGGAAGGGCTGGAGAACGTTCCGGCCGCGCACTTCGCGCTGATTCAGCGTGGGGCCGCGGGGCGGGACGAGCAGATCGAGAACTACCGGCGGACGGTTCGGAACATGGGTGCCGCCGGGATCCCGGTGCTCGGGCATCACTGGATGCCGACCTATGTGTGGCGGACGTCGATGGAGGCGGTGGGGCGCGGGGGCGCGCACGTCTCGTCGTTCGATCTGGCCGATGCCGCGGCGGGGAACGCTTTAGCGGCGTACAAGCTGACGCCGGAGGAGCCGATCGATCCGCCGCTGAGTGCCGAGGACATGTGGGCGAACTACCAGTACTTCCTGGACGCGGTCTTGCCGGTCGCGGAGGAGGTGGGGGTACGGCTGAGTCTGCACCCTGATGATCCGCCGGTCGCCGAGCCGCTGGGCGGCGCGGCACGGATCTTCACTTCGCCGACGGCGCTCGCCGAGGCGCGGGACCGCGCGCATGGCAGCCGTGCCTGGGGCCTGACGCTGTGCACCGGGACGGTTTCGGCGATGGCGGGGGCGGCCAACGTCACGGAGGTCATCGATTTGCTGGGGCCAAGTGGGCACATCGCGTACGTGCACTTCCGGGATGTGCGCGGGACGGTGCCGACGTTCGCGGAGTGCTTCCTCGGCGAGGGCAACTTCCATCCGCCGAGCATTCTGCGGCGGCTGCACAAGGTCGGGTTCGACGGTTTCGCCATCGACGACCACGTGCCGGCCCTGGTCGGGGATGCGGCGACGTGGGGTGACACGTCTTCGGAGGCCTATTGCAGCCGGGGACGCGCCCACGAACTGGGGTACATCTCAGGGATCGTGGACGCACTCGGCATCGGCGGCTGA
- a CDS encoding SigE family RNA polymerase sigma factor has product MDIEDEQRFREFVGARSKALLQTAYLLTGDWEHGRDLVQSALAGLARKWGQLADPGHAEAYARKAIYHAHVDRTRRLSWRRERTTATVPDTAAERSDPADLVAVRRDVMAALRRLPPGQRAVVVLRYFEDRTDEDIAEVLGISAGTVRSQHHKALKALRVSTDITAKDSLKEEAAC; this is encoded by the coding sequence TTGGACATCGAGGATGAACAGCGGTTCCGCGAGTTCGTCGGCGCCCGGTCGAAAGCGCTGCTGCAAACCGCCTATCTGCTGACCGGCGACTGGGAACACGGCCGGGATCTGGTGCAGAGCGCGCTGGCCGGGTTGGCGCGCAAGTGGGGCCAACTCGCCGACCCGGGCCACGCCGAGGCCTACGCGCGCAAAGCGATCTACCACGCGCACGTGGACCGGACCCGCCGGCTGTCGTGGCGCCGGGAGCGGACGACGGCGACCGTCCCGGACACGGCCGCCGAGCGCTCGGACCCGGCGGACCTGGTCGCCGTGCGCCGGGACGTGATGGCGGCGCTGCGGCGGCTGCCGCCGGGCCAGCGCGCGGTGGTCGTACTGCGGTACTTCGAGGACCGGACCGACGAGGACATCGCCGAGGTGCTGGGGATCTCGGCCGGGACCGTGCGCAGCCAGCATCACAAGGCGCTGAAGGCATTGCGGGTGAGCACGGACATCACCGCGAAGGACAGTTTGAAGGAGGAGGCGGCATGCTGA